A stretch of the Alnus glutinosa chromosome 6, dhAlnGlut1.1, whole genome shotgun sequence genome encodes the following:
- the LOC133870681 gene encoding helicase and polymerase-containing protein TEBICHI isoform X2 produces the protein MASGSPRTRIDKFFVSKKRKPISPGFKSERSKIVGKTTVEGSPSAKGTLDNCLVTSQDDKHSVKPSYSAGDSGQDAVKRKLALEINNSSKDEFKRPLFPEQLNSQTFEAVEAVQKETSLGLSAVGAVAVGGAKGCSTSTQGVDNPELKKFAAELLSLYCSDFQSSTNSQSELKVNDQKRHRSPSSLDRKDKACKKIHCNTNQSHLEGEVTCSNKKNPEDMQSGFIDKAVVSVFSSSREVTDGNSPIELQPCLKKCGNTPKSSVNMAEFCTPSSSTVKACVCETPMSRHGSSIFSPGEAFWNEAIQLADGLCVPVVNFSARATEETNIVKTQFHIMNSCNFRNGVGHNKSKETLDEGENRARHMELSASLGSLVKHTKDLDKEVSLLPVKHFDFLCEDKNLDESTPPRRAVDGSECATLRGGEESECGAVDHIGLETSNILIQCGKAQTDEEIHEVQGMTSGLAVTKAKVGILCPETDCMTANSPVNEIKNSILKRESDEASTPSSFVLLEDRLDLNRWLPSEICSIYRKRGILKLYPWQVECLQMDGVLQRRNLVYCASTSAGKSFVAEILMLRRVISTGKMALLVLPYVSICTEKAEHLEVLLEPLGKHVRSYYGNQGGGTLPKDTSVAVCTIEKANSLINRLLEEGRLSEIGIIVIDELHMVGDPRRGYLLELMLTKLRYAAGEGNSESSSGESSGTSSGKADPAHGMQIVGMSATMPNVAAVADWLQAALYQTDFRPVPLEEYIKVGNTIYNKKMDIVRTISKQYDLGGKDPDHIVELCNEVVQEGHSVLIFCSSRKGCESTAKHISKFLRRFSVNVHNDESEFVDITSAIDALRRCPAGLDPILEETVPSGVAYHHAGLTVEEREIVETCYRRGLLRVLTATSTLAAGVNLPARRVIFRQPRIGRDFIDGTRYKQMAGRAGRTGIDTQGESVLICKLEEIKRIMGLLNESCPPLHSCLSEDINGMTHAILEVVAGGIVQTAGDIHRYVRCTLLNSTKPFQDVVKSAQESLRWLCHRKFLEWNEDTKLYSTTPFGRAAFGSSLSPEESLIVLDDLSRAREGFVLASDLHLVYLVTPINVDVEPDWELYYERFMELSALDQSVGNRVGVVEPFLMRMAHGAPMRAKNQSRNSVKGLHGKCENRLGIRNSTMLSDDQTLRVCKRFNVALILSRLVQEIPVAEVCEAFKVARGMVQALQENAGRFASMVSVFCERLGWNDLEGLVAKFQNRVSFGVRAEIVELTTIPYVKGSRARALYKAGLRTPLAIAEASVPEIVKALFESSSWAGQEGSAQRHIQLGVAKKIKSGARKIVLDKAEEARIVAFSAFKSLGLDVPHFSQPVLPTAIGDHVRQGAGTISSGDGTSSIFVDVEHTKPVSAKPSTEEIESFDKVASEIEGEKFMRTPDIVLVASAEVNSITASSVVPVEGSVTSSAELNATVATAKRADMTYTVQLQGPDDGIGICDGYLHREVKEPHNRQNLCVDNKETACAKGPINAINTPGGFDSFLDLWETAREFYFDVHYNKRLEINAVAPFEIHGMAICWESSPVYYVNLPKDLLWSDKRRDDYLSLGTSGDKGTFSPHEHWLEIVGERWNRIGKMLGKRNVRKFTWNLKVQVQVLKSPAVSVKKFGLDLAGKNLGIELIDNSYSLLSPVHVKDGIDMCIVAWILWPDEERSSNPNLEKEVKKRLSSEAAATANQSGRWKNQMRRAAHNGCCRRVAQTRALCSVLWKLLISEELIEALMNIEIPLTWSFGE, from the exons ATGGCGTCTGGTTCGCCACGGACGCGCATCGATAAG TTCTTTGTTTCGAAGAAAAGGAAGCCCATATCACCTGGTTTCAAGTCTGAGAGAAGCAAAATTGTTGGAAAAACTACCGTGGAAGGGTCTCCAAGTGCCAAAGGTACTCTGGACAATTGCTTGGTGACTTCACAGGATGATAAGCATTCGGTTAAGCCCTCATATTCAGCTGGTGATTCTGGGCAAGATGCAGTTAAAAGGAAGTTGGCATTGGAGATTAATAATTCTTCCAAAGATGAATTTAAGCGGCCCTTGTTTCCAGAACAATTGAACTCTCAAACTTTTGAAGCAGTTGAAGCGGTTCAGAAGGAAACATCTTTGGGATTATCTGCTGTGGGTGCTGTTGCAGTAGGAGGAGCAAAGGGTTGCTCAACGTCTACACAGGGTGTTGATAACCCAGAGCTCAAAAAGTTTGCTGCTGAACTTTTGTCTTTATATTGTAG TGACTTTCAATCAAGTACAAATTCACAGTCAGAGCTAAAAGTGAATGACCAAAAGAGACATCGTAGCCCCTCGTCGCTAGACAGGAAGGATAAAGCATGCAAGAAAATCCATTGCAATACTAACCAGTCACATTTAGAAGGTGAAGTCACTTGCTCAAATAAGAAGAATCCAGAGGACATGCAGTCTGGTTTTATTGATAAAGCCGTGGTATCTGTTTTCAGCTCCTCTAGGGAG GTTACTGATGGTAATAGTCCTATTGAGCTTCAACCATGCTTGAAAAAATGCGGTAATACTCCTAAATCATCTGTAAATATGGCAGAATTCTGCACACCGAGTTCTTCAACCGTTAAAGCATGCGTTTGTGAAACCCCCATGTCAAGGCATGGAAGCTCCATATTTTCACCAGGAGAAGCTTTTTGGAATGAAGCAATTCAACTTGCTGATGGTTTGTGTGTTCCAGTGGTTAACTTTTCTGCTCGGGCTACTGAAGAAACTAATATTGTGAAGACCCAATTTCATATCATGAATTCGTGCAATTTCAGAAATGGAGTCGGTCATAACAAGTCAAAGGAAACATTGGATGAGGGTGAGAACAGAGCCCGGCATATGGAACTAAGTGCTTCTTTGGGGTCACTTGTGAAGCATACAAAAGATCTGGACAAAGAAGTATCCCTGCTTCCTGTTAAGCATTTTGACTTCTTGTGTGAGGACAAAAATCTGGATGAAAGTACCCCACCTCGTCGCGCTGTTGATGGTTCAGAATGTGCTACTCTTAGAGGTGGTGAGGAATCTGAATGTGGTGCTGTAGATCACATAGGGCTAGAAACTAGTAATATATTAATTCAATGTGGGAAAGCTCAGACAGATGAAGAGATACATGAGGTACAGGGGATGACTTCTGGTCTTGCAGTAACTAAGGCGAAAGTGGGTATATTGTGTCCAGAAACTGATTGCATGACAGCTAATTCACCAGTTAATGAAATCAAGAATTCAATTCTTAAACGGGAATCTGATGAAGCAAGTACTCCTTCAAGTTTTGTGCTGCTTGAAGATCGTTTAGATCTAAACCGTTGGCTTCCATCTGAAATATGCAGTATCTATAGAAAGAGAGGAATTTTGAAATTGTATCCTTGGCAG GTTGAGTGCCTTCAGATGGATGGTGTCTTGCAGAGAAGAAATCTAGTATATTGTGCATCTACAAG TGCTGGTAAAAGTTTTGTTGCTGAAATTTTAATGTTGCGGCGGGTCATATCAACTGGAAAAATGGCACTACTTGTACTTCCTTATGTATCAATCTGTACAGAAAAG GCAGAACATCTGGAGGTTCTTCTTGAACCACTTGGTAAGCATGTTCGTAGTTATTATGGAAACCAAGGTGGTGGAACACTTCCCAAAGATACTTCTGTCGCTGTCTGCACAATAGAGAAGGCAAACTCTTTGATAAACAGATTGCTTGAAGAGGGTCGCCTGTCTGAAATTGGAATTATTGTGATAGATGAACTACACATG GTTGGTGATCCGAGGAGGGGTTATCTTTTGGAACTTATGTTGACAAAGCTTCGTTATGCAGCTGGTGAAGGCAATTCAGAGTCCAGCAGTGGGGAAAGTTCAGGTACAAGCAGTGGTAAGGCTGACCCTGCTCATGGTATGCAAATTGTTGGTATGAGTGCTACCATGCCGAATGTGGCAGCAGTTGCTGATTGGCTTCAA GCGGCATTATACCAGACAGATTTTCGACCAGTTCCATTAGAAGAATATATTAAAGTTGGTAACactatttataacaaaaaaatggaCATTGTGAGAACAATCTCAAAGCAATATGATCTTGGTGGTAAAGATCCAGATCATATTGTCGAACTATGTAATGAG GTTGTTCAAGAGGGTCATTCAGTATTGATATTTTGCTCTAGTCGAAAAGGGTGTGAATCAACTGCAAAGCATATTTCGAAGTTCCTCAGAAGATTTTCTGTTAATGTTCATAATGATGAAAGTGAGTTCGTTGATATTACTTCAGCTATTGACGCCTTGCGAAGGTGTCCTGCTGGACTGGATCCTATATTAGAAGAAACTGTGCCTTCTGGTGTTGCCTATCACCATGCTGGGCTCACg GTTGAGGAAAGAGAGATTGTTGAAACCTGCTATCGCAGGGGCCTTTTACGTGTCTTAACTGCTACATCTACCTTAGCTGCTGGGGTTAACCTGCCAGCTAGGAGGGTTATTTTTCGACAACCCAGGATTGGTCGTGATTTTATTGATGGAACGAGGTACAAACAGATGGCTGGTCGGGCTGGTCGGACTGGAATAGATACACAGGGGGAAAGT GTATTAATTTGCAAACTGGAAGAGATCAAAAGAATTATGGGCCTTCTTAATGAAAGCTGCCCACCTTTGCATTCTTGTCTATCTGAAGATATTAATGGAATGACTCATGCTATTTTAGAAGTTGTGGCTGGCGGAATTGTCCAAACTGCTGGTGATATTCATCGATATGTTAGGTGTACTCTTCTGAATTCCACCAAACCATTTCAAGATGTGGTGAAATCAGCCCAGGAATCTCTTCGATGGTTGTGCCACAGAAAATTTCTTGAGTGGAATGAAGATACTAAGTTATACAGTACCACACCATTCGGACGTGCAGCTTTTGGCAGTTCTCTCAGCCCAGAAGAATCACTT ATTGTTCTGGATGATCTTTCAAGGGCAAGAGAAGGATTTGTGCTTGCATCTGATTTGCATTTAGTTTACCTAGTAACACCAATTAATGTTGATGTTGAGCCAGATTGGGAACTGTACTATGAAAGGTTCATGGAATTATCTGCACTTGACCAG TCAGTTGGCAACCGAGTTGGAGTAGTAGAACCGTTTCTGATGCGCATGGCACATGGAGCACCTATGCGCGCTAAAAACCAATCAAGAAACAGCGTGAAGGGGTTGCATGGCAAATGTGAAAACCGACTTGGGATCAGAAACAGTACTATGCTGTCAGATGATCAAACACTTCGAGTGTGTAAACGTTTCAATGTTGCCCTCATCTTATCAAGACTAGTGCAG GAAATTCCTGTGGCTGAGGTTTGTGAAGCTTTTAAAGTGGCTAGAGGAATGGTTCAAGCCTTGCAAGAGAATGCTGGAAGGTTTGCATCTATGGTTTCTGTGTTCTGTGAAAGGCTTGGATGGAATGATCTTGAAGGCTTAGTTGCCAAATTCCAAAATCGCGTTTCATTTGGAGTGAGAGCAGAAATTGTAGAGCTTACTACTATTCCATATGTTAAG GGTTCTCGAGCAAGAGCACTCTACAAAGCTGGCTTGCGTACACCTCTTGCAATTGCAGAAGCTTCCGTTCCTGAAATTGTCAAAGCTCTTTTTGAATCTTCTTCATGGGCCGGACAAG AAGGTTCAGCACAAAGACACATACAACTTGGAGTGGCCAAGAAGATAAAAAGTGGTGCACGCAAAATTGTTCTTGATAAAGCTGAAGAAGCAAGGATTGTTGCCTTCTCAGCTTTTAAATCACTCGGATTAGATGTTCCACACTTTTCTCAACCCGTACTGCCAACTGCCATTGGTGATCACGTCAGGCAAGGAGCTGGAACTATATCTTCTGGAGATGGCACTAGTAGTATCTTTGTTGATGTAGAGCACACGAAGCCTGTTTCTGCTAAGCCCTCCACTGaagaaattgagagttttgataAAGTTGCTTCAGAAATTGAAGGAGAGAAGTTTATGAGAACACCAGATATCGTTTTAGTGGCTTCAGCAGAAGTAAACTCAATAACTGCAAGTTCTGTGGTACCAGTTGAAGGGTCTGTAACCAGTAGTGCTGAGCTGAATGCTACTGTTGCTACTGCCAAAAGGGCAGATATGACTTACACTGTTCAGTTACAAGGTCCTGATGACGGAATTGGGATTTGTGATGGGTATCTTCATCGTGAAGTGAAGGAACCACACAACAGGCAAAATTTGTGTGTTGACAATAAGGAAACTGCTTGTGCGAAAGGCCCTATCAATGCAATTAATACACCTGGGGGATTTGATTCCTTCTTGGACCTCTGGGAGACTGCACGGGAATTCTATTTTGATGTCCATTACAACAAACGACTGGAAATAAACGCTGTTGCCCCCTTTGAAATACACGGCATGGCCATTTGTTGGGAAAGTTCTCCTGTCTACTATGTCAATCTTCCCAAGGATCTACTGTGGTCTGACAAAAGAAGAGATGATTACTTGTCCTTGGGCACATCTGGTGATAAGGGTACTTTTTCACCTCATGAGCATTGGCTGGAGATAGTTGGAGAAAGATGGAATAGGATTGGTAAAATGCTGGGGAAAAGAAATGTTAGAAAATTTACTTGGAA